A single region of the Triticum dicoccoides isolate Atlit2015 ecotype Zavitan chromosome 2B, WEW_v2.0, whole genome shotgun sequence genome encodes:
- the LOC119361865 gene encoding uncharacterized acetyltransferase At3g50280-like, with product MKGGGVKILSRRMVKPEYEASSRPREPETVHLTPWDLRRITVDYIQKGVLLPMPPAGVHAVEHLAPSFARAVARFYPLAGRFAVAPVANDGNESPSRQPGLAISLRCGDEGAEFVHAVAPGVTVADITGALCTPRVVWSFFPLNRVLGTDAVVDPSLSLLAAQVTELADGVFVAMSLNHCAADGTTFWDMFNTWSEISRNENNISTAPPLRVQRWFHNGCPVPIPLPFAKVQDMARRFEYPPVHECSIRFSPESIKKLKAKANAEMAGTATATISSLQALFAHLWRAVCRARGLAPEQETKLTLPIGCRTRMKGIPQGYIGNAVAGAVARTPVGEILGDGRLGQTAWLLNRAVASFDEAGLKAELASWSQNPSFRYAADYGMEPAVLLMSGSPRFDVYGNDFGWGRPVAVRSGAGSKLDGMVTVYEDGGGRGGMELEVCLAPDALAKLVADEELMGASSVGARLARGGRCTGGASGEFAGVGMHQSYSGASDGAGDLSCVSATARAK from the coding sequence ATGAAAGGTGGCGGTGTCAAAATCTTGTCCCGGCGCATGGTCAAGCCGGAGTACGAAGCGAGCTCGCGGCCTCGCGAGCCTGAGACTGTGCACCTGACGCCATGGGACCTGCGGCGGATCACCGTGGACTACATCCAGAAGGGCGTCCTCCTGCCCATGCCTCCGGCCGGCGTGCATGCCGTTGAACACCTCGCGCCGTCCTTCGCGCGCGCCGTGGCCCGCTTCTACCCCCTAGCCGGCCGCTTCGCCGTCGCACCGGTCGCCAACGACGGCAACGAGTCGCCGTCGCGTCAGCCGGGCCTGGCGATCTCGCTCCGCTGCGGCGACGAAGGCGCCGAGTTCGTCCACGCCGTGGCCCCCGGGGTCACCGTCGCCGACATCACCGGCGCGCTCTGCACCCCACGTGTGGTCTGGTCCTTCTTCCCTCTCAACAGGGTGCTCGGCACGGACGCCGTCGTGGACCCCAGCCTGTCGCTCCTTGCCGCGCAGGTCACCGAGCTCGCCGACGGCGTCTTCGTCGCCATGTCGCTCAACCACTGCGCCGCCGACGGGACGACGTTCTGGGACATGTTCAACACATGGTCGGAGATCAGCCGAAACGAGAACAACATATCTACGGCGCCACCACTCCGGGTCCAGAGGTGGTTCCACAACGGCTGCCCCGTGCCGATCCCGCTGCCCTTCGCCAAGGTGCAAGACATGGCCAGGCGGTTCGAGTACCCGCCGGTGCACGAATGCTCGATCCGTTTCTCCCCGGAGAGCATAAAGAAGCTGAAAGCGAAGGCCAATGCCGAGATGGCCGGCACGGCCACGGCCACCATCTCGTCTCTACAGGCCCTGTTCGCGCACCTATGGCGAGCGGTGTGCCGAGCCCGGGGGCTGGCGCCGGAGCAGGAGACGAAGCTCACGCTCCCCATCGGATGCCGGACACGCATGAAGGGCATTCCGCAAGGTTACATCGGCAACGCGGTGGCAGGCGCAGTCGCCAGGACACCTGTCGGCGAGATCCTGGGCGATGGCCGGCTGGGCCAGACGGCGTGGCTCCTGAACCGAGCCGTGGCCTCGTTCGACGAGGCGGGCTTGAAGGCCGAGCTCGCGTCTTGGTCCCAGAACCCCAGCTTCCGGTACGCGGCCGACTACGGCATGGAACCTGCGGTTCTGCTGATGAGCGGCTCGCCGCGGTTCGACGTGTACGGCAACGACTTCGGGTGGGGCAGGCCGGTGGCCGTCCGGAGCGGCGCGGGGAGCAAGCTAGACGGGATGGTCACGGTGTACGAGGACGGCGGAGGGAGAGGCGGCATGGAGCTGGAGGTGTGCCTCGCCCCTGATGCGCTCgccaagctcgtcgccgacgaggagcTGATGGGTGCGTCCTCCGTAGGAGCTCGACTGGCCCGCGGGGGCAGGTGCACCGGCGGTGCATCGGGGGAGTTTGCCGGTGTCGGCATGCATCAGTCATACAGTGGTGCCAGTGATGGAGCTGGTGATCTTTCATGCGTGAGCGCCACTGCCAGAGCCAAATAA